The following are encoded in a window of Miltoncostaea marina genomic DNA:
- a CDS encoding S8 family serine peptidase: MRRAALLLAGAALAGGSAAALVPGAAAAPGAPVAISVDARPGHVATAVGSLGRSGLRVQRRVGARLQVVAAPRRARALAGLPGVAGAHPATAAFGDAPAVSQGVERTGADVLGRVAGGGEGITIAVLDLGFGQNVERMQSLGELPPSARLETLSFDAVNGLAGRNAYGNRTNHGEIVAQTVYDYAPQARYLLVNYHSEADFVAATEAVIARHPDIVVHSNSFIEGPFDGTGPAARAVDRAAAAGILWFNSAGNYARQHWSGPWADADGDDALDWPNGGAWTFFRGAGQPVTFALSWTAAADGPAADLDLVLERQDAATGAWLPAAGSHDRQSAGAPPAERVVGYRPPVDSQMRLRVVRAAGPAPVGPLTLFSREIALGDIGGTLESSVPTPGDAAGAIAVGAVDWRGNQFKSYSSQGPSDAGLTKPDLVAPTDTRIMGPNGFRAVGGTSNAAPNAAGAAAVLLAAERRAGRAPTAGEIRAALLAGALDLGAPGPDDVYGAGRVRVSLSPPRVARPSPAPRASVRGRVTVRFRAVSRSRVTDWTLAVDGAPAVRRPQRYPRGITIDTRRLADGWHLLSVGMRDFPGNAGAHEWPVLVDNTRPRLVLRRVETRRARPGPPARRGGPRVRRRAVRLVVAAADRGSTGRLRATVRVTGGPAGAEPATRSVRLRQGPLVRLALGRPLAAGRYRVRVELRDRAGNLARVVRTIRVR; the protein is encoded by the coding sequence GTGAGGCGGGCCGCGCTCCTCCTGGCCGGCGCCGCGCTCGCCGGTGGGTCGGCGGCCGCCCTGGTCCCCGGGGCGGCGGCGGCGCCCGGGGCGCCGGTGGCGATCTCGGTCGACGCCCGGCCCGGGCACGTCGCGACCGCCGTCGGGAGCCTCGGCCGCAGCGGCCTGCGCGTCCAGCGCCGGGTGGGGGCGCGGCTGCAGGTGGTGGCCGCGCCGCGGCGGGCCCGCGCGCTGGCCGGCCTGCCGGGCGTGGCCGGCGCCCATCCGGCGACGGCCGCCTTCGGCGACGCGCCCGCGGTCAGCCAGGGCGTCGAGCGCACGGGCGCCGACGTGCTCGGCCGGGTGGCGGGTGGGGGCGAGGGCATCACGATCGCCGTCCTCGACCTGGGCTTCGGCCAGAACGTCGAGCGCATGCAGTCGCTCGGCGAGCTGCCCCCCTCGGCGCGGCTCGAGACGCTCTCGTTCGACGCCGTCAACGGGCTCGCCGGGCGCAACGCCTACGGCAACCGCACCAACCACGGCGAGATCGTGGCCCAGACGGTCTACGACTACGCCCCGCAGGCGCGCTACCTGCTCGTCAACTACCACTCCGAGGCCGACTTCGTGGCGGCCACCGAGGCCGTCATCGCCCGCCACCCGGACATCGTGGTGCACTCCAACTCCTTCATCGAGGGCCCCTTCGACGGCACCGGGCCGGCGGCGCGGGCCGTCGACCGGGCCGCGGCGGCGGGCATCCTCTGGTTCAACTCGGCCGGCAACTACGCCCGCCAGCACTGGAGTGGGCCGTGGGCCGACGCCGACGGCGACGACGCGCTCGACTGGCCGAACGGCGGCGCGTGGACGTTCTTCCGCGGCGCCGGCCAGCCGGTCACCTTCGCGCTGTCGTGGACCGCCGCGGCCGACGGCCCTGCGGCCGACCTCGACCTGGTGCTGGAGCGCCAGGACGCCGCCACCGGCGCCTGGCTTCCCGCGGCCGGATCCCACGACCGCCAGTCCGCCGGCGCGCCGCCGGCCGAGCGCGTGGTGGGCTACCGGCCGCCGGTGGACAGCCAGATGCGGCTGCGCGTGGTGCGCGCCGCGGGGCCGGCCCCCGTGGGCCCCCTGACCCTCTTCTCGCGCGAGATCGCGCTCGGCGACATCGGCGGCACCCTCGAGAGCAGCGTGCCCACGCCCGGCGACGCCGCCGGCGCGATCGCGGTCGGCGCCGTCGACTGGCGCGGCAACCAGTTCAAGTCGTACTCCTCGCAGGGTCCGTCGGACGCCGGCCTCACCAAGCCGGATCTCGTGGCCCCGACCGACACCCGCATCATGGGCCCCAACGGCTTCCGCGCCGTGGGCGGCACGTCCAACGCCGCCCCGAACGCCGCCGGCGCGGCCGCGGTGCTGCTCGCCGCCGAGCGCCGCGCCGGCCGCGCGCCCACGGCGGGGGAGATTCGGGCCGCGCTCCTCGCCGGCGCCCTCGACCTCGGCGCCCCGGGCCCCGACGACGTCTACGGCGCGGGCCGGGTGCGGGTGAGCCTCTCGCCGCCCCGCGTGGCCCGGCCGAGCCCGGCGCCGCGGGCATCCGTGCGCGGCCGGGTCACGGTGCGCTTCCGGGCGGTCTCGCGATCGCGGGTCACCGACTGGACGCTGGCCGTGGACGGCGCGCCGGCCGTGCGGCGGCCCCAGCGCTACCCCCGGGGCATCACCATCGACACGCGCAGGCTCGCCGACGGCTGGCACCTGCTGTCGGTGGGGATGCGGGACTTCCCGGGCAACGCGGGCGCCCACGAGTGGCCGGTCCTGGTCGACAACACGCGCCCCCGTCTCGTCCTGCGGCGCGTGGAGACCCGGCGCGCCCGCCCCGGGCCGCCCGCCCGGCGCGGGGGCCCGCGCGTGCGGCGGCGGGCGGTGCGCCTGGTCGTCGCTGCGGCCGACCGCGGATCGACCGGCCGCCTGCGCGCCACCGTGCGCGTGACGGGCGGGCCGGCGGGCGCGGAGCCCGCCACGCGGAGCGTGCGGCTGCGCCAGGGCCCGCTCGTCCGGCTGGCGCTGGGCCGCCCGCTCGCGGCGGGCCGCTACCGGGTGCGCGTGGAGCTGCGCGACCGCGCGGGCAACCTCGCCCGCGTCGTGCGGACGATCCGCGTCCGCTGA
- a CDS encoding S8 family serine peptidase — translation MRPARLRRTALALAAAAALAVPATAAAGVLGQGGVRMGADALWSRGVLGQGERVAIVDEGFAGLDRSIALGELPPREAMTIRSFDPLHGLDGRTDFGIPTQHGVRMAELIHDVAPRARLVLVGYRTIEQFEAAAAWVAAEGIPVVSHSNSFLTPPFDGTGRAARAVDAAAAAGVLWVNSAGNYAQRHWRGTATAEGTPVPIAPAAGTPLLFSAVWDPGAAAVEVTVERLDPSGAWAEVTRSAPAGPGNAVTPPVTADGAPMRLVARAAGPPAVTTDVFSQTVGFDALAAEDASIPTPGDARGALTVGAVKWTGVAREPYSSVGPTRDGRLKPDLVGPTYVTSNPEWPGTAGTSAATAHVAAAAVLLRQWRAARGLPAGPADVRAQLTATALDLGPAGPDPAYGAGMARLDAAAPRLLVRVAPGRRRVVRVRATDAGTLRRVRISLDARSLRAVRRPAVGVRLPALTRRASRLTVTAEDMAGNVTTRTRVLRRPR, via the coding sequence GTGAGACCCGCCCGCCTCCGACGCACCGCCCTGGCGCTCGCCGCGGCCGCGGCGCTGGCCGTCCCCGCCACGGCGGCGGCCGGCGTGCTGGGGCAGGGCGGGGTGCGCATGGGCGCCGACGCCCTCTGGAGCCGCGGCGTGCTGGGCCAGGGGGAGCGCGTCGCGATCGTCGACGAGGGTTTCGCGGGCCTCGACCGCTCGATCGCGCTCGGCGAGCTGCCCCCGCGCGAGGCCATGACGATCCGCTCGTTCGACCCGCTGCACGGGCTCGACGGGCGCACCGACTTCGGCATCCCCACCCAGCACGGCGTGCGGATGGCCGAGCTGATCCACGACGTCGCGCCGCGGGCCCGGCTCGTGCTGGTCGGCTACCGCACGATCGAGCAGTTCGAGGCCGCCGCGGCGTGGGTGGCCGCCGAGGGCATCCCCGTGGTGAGCCACTCGAACTCGTTCCTCACGCCGCCGTTCGACGGCACGGGACGGGCGGCCCGCGCGGTCGACGCAGCAGCGGCGGCCGGCGTGCTGTGGGTCAACTCGGCCGGCAACTACGCGCAGCGGCACTGGCGCGGCACGGCGACGGCGGAGGGGACCCCCGTGCCGATCGCGCCGGCGGCGGGCACCCCGCTGCTGTTCAGCGCCGTCTGGGATCCCGGCGCCGCCGCGGTCGAGGTGACCGTCGAGCGGCTCGACCCGTCGGGGGCATGGGCCGAGGTCACCCGCTCCGCGCCGGCGGGCCCGGGCAACGCGGTCACCCCGCCCGTCACCGCCGACGGCGCGCCCATGCGCCTGGTGGCGCGCGCCGCCGGCCCGCCGGCCGTGACGACCGACGTCTTCTCGCAGACCGTCGGCTTCGACGCGCTCGCGGCCGAGGACGCCAGCATCCCCACCCCGGGCGACGCCCGCGGCGCCCTCACCGTCGGGGCGGTCAAGTGGACCGGCGTGGCGCGCGAGCCCTACTCCTCGGTCGGCCCCACGCGCGACGGCCGCCTGAAGCCCGACCTCGTCGGCCCGACCTACGTGACCTCGAACCCCGAGTGGCCGGGCACCGCCGGCACCTCCGCAGCCACGGCCCACGTGGCCGCGGCGGCGGTGCTGCTGCGCCAGTGGCGCGCCGCCCGCGGCCTGCCCGCCGGCCCGGCCGACGTGCGCGCGCAGCTGACCGCCACGGCCCTCGACCTCGGGCCGGCCGGCCCCGACCCCGCCTACGGGGCCGGCATGGCCCGGCTCGACGCCGCCGCGCCCCGCCTGCTCGTGCGCGTGGCGCCCGGGCGCCGGCGCGTCGTGCGCGTGCGGGCCACCGACGCCGGTACCCTCCGCCGGGTGAGGATCTCCCTCGACGCCAGGAGCCTTCGGGCCGTCCGGCGCCCCGCGGTCGGCGTGCGCCTGCCCGCGCTGACGCGCCGGGCGAGCCGCCTGACCGTGACGGCGGAGGACATGGCCGGCAACGTCACCACCCGCACCCGAGTGCTGCGGCGCCCGCGGTGA
- the rplL gene encoding 50S ribosomal protein L7/L12: MATTEEWIEELKSISVLELAERIKAIEETFGVSAAAPVAVAAAPAGGDGGGGAAAEEQDSFTVSLDAAGDKKIQVIKVVRAVTGLGLKEAKELVDNAPSNVKEGVAKEEAESVKSQLEEAGGIVTLK; this comes from the coding sequence ATGGCGACGACCGAGGAGTGGATCGAGGAGCTCAAGAGCATCTCCGTGCTCGAGCTCGCCGAGCGGATCAAGGCCATCGAGGAGACGTTCGGCGTCTCGGCGGCGGCCCCGGTTGCGGTGGCGGCCGCCCCGGCCGGCGGTGACGGCGGCGGCGGCGCCGCGGCGGAGGAGCAGGACTCCTTCACCGTGAGCCTCGACGCGGCCGGCGACAAGAAGATCCAGGTCATCAAGGTGGTCCGCGCGGTCACCGGGCTGGGCCTCAAGGAGGCCAAGGAGCTGGTGGACAACGCCCCGAGCAACGTCAAGGAGGGCGTGGCGAAGGAGGAGGCCGAGTCCGTCAAGTCGCAGCTCGAGGAGGCCGGCGGGATCGTCACCCTCAAGTAG
- the rplJ gene encoding 50S ribosomal protein L10, with product MATSAGGPAGVPSAPARPRGQDDGGDTLRRDEKAEAIASLTERLTASDTVFATDFRGLTVKQLAELRNRLRDADTEYTVVKNTLARRAASETGREALLPYLDGPTGLLWVGGDPAVAAKVLDTFASEHPDGLRIKGGLLEGEDLPEADVARLAKLPSREQLLGQLAGGIAAPLTGLAGGLNNLIGGLARSLGAVHAQRADEQAA from the coding sequence TTGGCGACGAGCGCTGGAGGCCCCGCCGGGGTCCCCTCCGCTCCCGCCCGCCCGCGCGGGCAGGACGATGGAGGTGACACCCTGAGACGAGACGAGAAGGCCGAGGCGATCGCGTCGCTGACCGAGCGCCTGACGGCCTCCGACACGGTCTTCGCGACCGACTTCCGGGGCCTCACGGTCAAGCAGCTCGCCGAGCTGCGCAACCGGCTCCGCGACGCGGACACCGAGTACACGGTGGTGAAGAACACCCTCGCCCGCAGGGCGGCCTCCGAGACGGGCCGCGAGGCCCTGCTGCCGTACCTCGACGGCCCCACGGGGCTGCTCTGGGTGGGCGGCGACCCGGCCGTGGCGGCCAAGGTGCTCGACACCTTCGCCTCCGAGCACCCCGACGGCCTGCGCATCAAGGGCGGCCTCCTCGAGGGCGAGGACCTGCCCGAGGCGGACGTGGCGCGCCTCGCCAAGCTCCCGAGCCGGGAGCAGCTGCTCGGCCAGCTCGCCGGCGGCATCGCGGCACCGCTCACCGGCCTGGCCGGCGGGCTCAACAACCTCATCGGCGGCCTCGCCCGCAGCCTCGGCGCGGTGCACGCGCAGCGCGCGGACGAGCAGGCGGCCTGA
- the rplA gene encoding 50S ribosomal protein L1 — protein sequence MAKRGRRYQQAKSEIDVERVYHPLHAVRLIKSQELTRFDPTVEVHLRLGVNVRHADQQLRGTISLPHGTGKQVTVAVFAEGDKAREAEAAGADFVGGDDLAKRVQEGFTDFDVAIATPDMMGTVGRLGRILGPSGKMPNPKSGTVTFDVGKAVEDVKAGKVEYRTDRAGIIHLGIGRRSFDERQLIENYQAVLEEIVRVKPAAAKGKYLKSITIAQTMGPGVPIDTTRTTAADVLEEPAA from the coding sequence GTGGCCAAGCGCGGCAGGCGCTACCAGCAGGCGAAGTCCGAGATCGACGTCGAGCGGGTCTACCACCCGCTCCACGCCGTCCGGCTCATCAAGTCCCAGGAGCTGACCCGCTTCGACCCGACGGTCGAGGTCCACCTCCGCCTGGGCGTCAACGTGCGGCACGCCGACCAGCAGCTGCGCGGCACGATCTCGCTGCCCCACGGCACCGGCAAGCAGGTGACCGTCGCCGTCTTCGCCGAGGGCGACAAGGCGCGCGAGGCCGAGGCCGCGGGCGCCGACTTCGTGGGCGGCGACGACCTCGCCAAGCGGGTCCAGGAGGGCTTCACCGACTTCGACGTCGCCATCGCGACGCCCGACATGATGGGCACGGTCGGCCGCCTCGGCCGCATCCTCGGCCCCTCGGGCAAGATGCCGAACCCGAAGAGCGGCACCGTCACGTTCGACGTCGGCAAGGCCGTCGAGGACGTCAAGGCCGGCAAGGTCGAGTACCGCACCGACCGCGCCGGGATCATCCACCTCGGCATCGGCCGCCGGTCCTTCGACGAGCGCCAGCTCATCGAGAACTACCAGGCCGTGCTCGAGGAGATCGTCCGGGTCAAGCCGGCGGCGGCCAAGGGCAAGTACCTCAAGTCGATCACGATCGCCCAGACCATGGGCCCGGGCGTCCCGATCGACACCACCCGCACCACCGCGGCCGACGTCCTGGAGGAGCCCGCGGCCTAG
- the rplK gene encoding 50S ribosomal protein L11 produces the protein MAKKVLQVIKLQIPAGQASPAPPVGPALGGASINIMEFCKAFNAQTQSGNGTITPVEVTVYEDRSFTFITKTPPAAVLIRQALGIDKGSAEPHKEKVANLTREQLRQIAETKLPDLNANDVESAMKIIAGTARSMGVTVDAA, from the coding sequence ATGGCGAAGAAGGTCCTGCAGGTCATCAAGCTCCAGATCCCCGCCGGCCAGGCCTCACCGGCCCCGCCCGTCGGCCCCGCGCTGGGTGGCGCGAGCATCAACATCATGGAGTTCTGCAAGGCGTTCAACGCGCAGACCCAGTCGGGCAACGGCACCATCACGCCGGTCGAGGTGACGGTCTACGAGGACCGCTCGTTCACCTTCATCACGAAGACGCCGCCTGCGGCCGTCCTCATCCGCCAGGCGCTCGGCATCGACAAGGGCAGCGCCGAGCCCCACAAGGAGAAGGTCGCCAACCTCACGCGCGAGCAGCTGCGCCAGATCGCCGAGACGAAGCTGCCCGACCTCAACGCCAACGACGTCGAGTCGGCCATGAAGATCATCGCGGGGACGGCGCGTAGTATGGGCGTGACCGTCGACGCTGCGTAG
- the nusG gene encoding transcription termination/antitermination protein NusG — protein MFRWYVINTYSGHEKKVKANLEHRLISMGQRERVREVVIPTEQVVETKDGQKVQTEKRRLPGYVLVNMDMTPDALWLVKNTPGVTGFVGGGGRDNEPVPLSQGEVDRLLNVATEARPKVRADFSVGESVKVIAGPLSDFTGEIAEINAEQGRLKVLVSIFGRETPAELSFDQVKKLT, from the coding sequence TTGTTCCGCTGGTACGTCATCAACACCTACTCGGGCCACGAGAAGAAGGTGAAGGCCAACCTCGAGCACCGGCTCATCTCCATGGGCCAGCGCGAGCGCGTGCGCGAGGTGGTCATCCCCACCGAGCAGGTCGTGGAGACGAAGGACGGCCAGAAGGTCCAGACGGAGAAGCGCCGCCTGCCGGGCTACGTCCTGGTCAACATGGACATGACCCCCGACGCCCTGTGGCTGGTGAAGAACACGCCCGGCGTGACCGGGTTCGTCGGCGGCGGCGGGCGCGACAACGAGCCCGTGCCGCTCAGCCAGGGCGAGGTGGACCGGCTCCTGAACGTCGCCACCGAGGCGCGCCCCAAGGTGCGCGCGGACTTCTCGGTGGGCGAGAGCGTGAAGGTCATCGCCGGCCCGCTCTCGGACTTCACCGGCGAGATCGCCGAGATCAACGCCGAGCAGGGGCGCCTGAAGGTGCTCGTCAGCATCTTCGGCCGCGAGACGCCGGCCGAGCTGTCGTTCGACCAGGTCAAGAAGCTCACCTGA
- the secE gene encoding preprotein translocase subunit SecE: protein MARIRPAKGQGRPEDGPRPPAGGARPPAKRRAQQRAPQSPKPNPPGQRRKPDKAGSVTKAVVQQRRGSRFLTEVIAELRKVSWPDRTTLLQSTAVVLVVVAIVSVYLAALDAVFRRVVDAIF from the coding sequence ATGGCGCGCATCCGACCCGCAAAGGGACAGGGACGCCCCGAGGACGGCCCGCGGCCGCCCGCGGGTGGCGCCCGCCCGCCCGCGAAGCGGCGCGCCCAGCAGCGTGCGCCGCAGAGCCCCAAGCCGAACCCGCCCGGTCAGCGGCGCAAGCCCGACAAGGCCGGCTCGGTCACGAAGGCCGTCGTCCAGCAGCGCCGGGGCTCGCGGTTCCTCACCGAGGTCATCGCGGAGCTCCGCAAGGTCAGCTGGCCCGACCGCACCACCCTGCTGCAGTCCACGGCCGTCGTGCTCGTGGTCGTCGCTATCGTCTCCGTCTATCTCGCCGCGCTTGACGCCGTGTTCCGGCGCGTCGTGGACGCCATCTTCTAG
- the rpmG gene encoding 50S ribosomal protein L33, translating into MATGQRIAVTMACEECKRRNYQTNKSRRNTPDRIEFRKFCKWCGKHTPHKETR; encoded by the coding sequence GTGGCAACAGGGCAGCGCATCGCAGTGACGATGGCTTGCGAGGAATGCAAGCGTCGGAACTACCAGACCAACAAGAGCAGGCGGAACACGCCCGATCGGATCGAGTTCCGCAAGTTCTGCAAGTGGTGCGGCAAGCACACGCCGCACAAGGAGACCCGGTAG
- a CDS encoding AMP-binding protein — protein sequence MSEWSDWYRREDPTGWVLPAVLRRRAEAHPDRDYLRVGEGPWISYGEMDLRANRVANALIARGLRRGETVSTLMPNCEENLAAWFGIQRAGGVQCPINLAYRGDFLSWVINLPRSRFLVIDASLLDRLELVAGDLPHLEHVFVLDRGVREGPDPAVRWEPFGALLDAPDGDPGMEPAWTDDARVMFTSGTTGRSKGAIKQHASDYFSGRTYIEVCGVTEEDTFFSCLPLFHSNAQVLAAYPAMIAGARIAFVERYSSARFWSQVVDAGATILNTVSAINYFIWNTPPGELDRAHTVSRIMAMPAPRDIYTAFEERFGIRFIEGYGLTETGMVTYHPPGRPPRPGSCGIATPGFEVSVVEPGTDLPVPPGTPGEIVVDMKMPNIVMRTYAGMPEKTAEDFRNLKLHTGDLGRMDEEGYLWFLDRVKDYIRRRGENVSSVEVEHVLTSHPDVLEAAAVGVKAGEGASAEDEILACLVLRAGRAPDLGALLDWCAERMPYFAVPRYVRVLDALPKTPTERVRKVELRAAGVTADTFDRMAAGTAPGR from the coding sequence ATGAGCGAGTGGTCGGACTGGTACCGCCGCGAGGACCCCACCGGGTGGGTGCTGCCCGCCGTGCTGCGCCGCCGGGCCGAGGCGCACCCGGACCGCGACTACCTGCGGGTCGGTGAGGGGCCGTGGATCAGCTACGGCGAGATGGACCTGCGCGCCAACCGGGTGGCCAACGCGCTGATCGCGCGCGGGCTCCGCAGGGGCGAGACGGTCTCCACGCTCATGCCGAACTGCGAGGAGAACCTCGCCGCCTGGTTCGGCATCCAGCGGGCGGGCGGCGTGCAGTGCCCGATCAACCTCGCCTACCGCGGCGACTTCCTGTCGTGGGTGATCAACCTGCCGCGGTCGCGCTTCCTGGTCATCGACGCGTCGCTGCTCGACCGGCTCGAGCTCGTCGCCGGAGACCTGCCCCACCTCGAGCACGTGTTCGTGCTCGACCGGGGCGTGCGCGAGGGGCCCGACCCGGCGGTGCGCTGGGAGCCGTTCGGCGCGCTGCTGGACGCACCGGACGGCGACCCGGGCATGGAGCCGGCGTGGACCGACGACGCGCGCGTGATGTTCACCTCGGGCACCACCGGCCGCTCGAAGGGGGCGATCAAGCAGCACGCGTCGGACTACTTCTCGGGCCGCACGTACATCGAGGTGTGCGGGGTCACGGAGGAGGACACGTTCTTCTCGTGCCTGCCGCTGTTCCACTCGAACGCGCAGGTGCTCGCCGCCTACCCGGCGATGATCGCCGGCGCGCGCATCGCGTTCGTGGAGCGCTACTCCTCGGCGCGCTTCTGGTCGCAGGTCGTCGACGCGGGCGCGACCATCCTCAACACCGTCAGCGCGATCAACTACTTCATCTGGAACACGCCGCCGGGCGAGCTCGACCGGGCGCACACGGTGAGCCGCATCATGGCCATGCCGGCGCCGCGCGACATCTACACGGCGTTCGAGGAGCGCTTCGGCATCCGCTTCATCGAGGGGTACGGCCTCACCGAGACCGGGATGGTCACGTACCACCCGCCCGGGCGGCCGCCGCGGCCGGGCAGCTGCGGCATCGCCACCCCGGGCTTCGAGGTGTCGGTCGTCGAGCCCGGCACCGACCTGCCGGTGCCGCCCGGCACGCCGGGCGAGATCGTGGTCGACATGAAGATGCCGAACATCGTCATGCGCACCTACGCCGGGATGCCGGAGAAGACGGCCGAGGACTTCCGCAACCTCAAGCTGCACACCGGCGACCTCGGGCGCATGGACGAGGAGGGCTACCTCTGGTTCCTCGACCGGGTCAAGGACTACATCCGCCGGCGCGGCGAGAACGTGAGCTCGGTGGAGGTGGAGCACGTCCTGACCTCGCATCCGGACGTGCTCGAGGCGGCCGCGGTCGGCGTGAAGGCCGGCGAGGGCGCCTCGGCGGAGGACGAGATCCTCGCCTGCCTCGTGCTGCGCGCCGGCCGCGCGCCCGACCTGGGGGCCCTGCTGGACTGGTGCGCCGAGCGCATGCCCTACTTCGCGGTGCCCCGCTACGTGCGCGTGCTCGACGCGCTGCCCAAGACGCCCACCGAGCGGGTGCGCAAGGTGGAGCTGCGCGCCGCGGGGGTCACGGCCGACACGTTCGACCGCATGGCGGCCGGGACGGCGCCGGGGCGGTGA
- a CDS encoding Hsp20/alpha crystallin family protein → MYRDDVDRLFADLFPGGRHGASNEARAPVDVYLTDGPPPSLTVELDVAGVDPEGVDVQLSEDVLVVRGERRRSGEGRRAYQHAEIAWGPFERRVRLGVEVDAGKAAATYENGILRITLPLAPAPPLRRVQISVRRP, encoded by the coding sequence GTGTACCGCGACGACGTGGACCGGCTCTTCGCAGACCTGTTCCCGGGCGGCCGCCACGGGGCCTCCAACGAGGCGCGCGCGCCGGTCGATGTCTACCTGACCGACGGGCCGCCGCCCTCGCTCACCGTCGAGCTCGACGTGGCCGGCGTCGACCCCGAGGGCGTCGACGTGCAGCTGAGCGAGGACGTGCTGGTGGTGCGGGGCGAGCGGCGGCGCAGCGGCGAGGGCCGGCGCGCCTACCAGCACGCGGAGATCGCCTGGGGGCCGTTCGAGCGGCGCGTGCGGCTGGGCGTGGAGGTCGACGCGGGGAAGGCCGCGGCCACCTACGAGAACGGCATCCTGCGCATCACCCTGCCGCTCGCGCCGGCGCCGCCGCTGCGACGCGTGCAGATCTCGGTGCGCCGGCCGTGA